A window of the Bdellovibrio sp. ZAP7 genome harbors these coding sequences:
- a CDS encoding type IV pilin protein: protein MKRTTRTSQAGFSLVELMVVVAIIGVLAAIAVPAVNKYIAKARQTEAKTNLASLYTSEKAFYAEYTSYDPRFGAIGYSPEGQLRYNVGFESNVAVATAANGFNTPAASIAAFSKTQTYCGANGAMTRGCTMLNGANGSAVTATLPSTSLTQTAFTAAALARIHSTATVDDTWTMDDSKRMVNTVNGIP from the coding sequence GTGAAAAGAACTACTAGAACGTCCCAAGCGGGCTTCTCGCTCGTAGAGTTGATGGTCGTTGTGGCGATCATCGGTGTGTTGGCTGCGATCGCAGTACCAGCAGTTAACAAATACATCGCGAAAGCGCGTCAAACAGAAGCAAAAACGAACTTGGCTTCGTTGTATACTTCCGAAAAAGCATTCTATGCTGAGTATACTTCTTACGATCCTCGTTTCGGAGCTATCGGTTACTCTCCTGAAGGTCAATTACGCTACAACGTAGGCTTTGAAAGTAACGTGGCTGTTGCTACTGCTGCAAACGGTTTCAACACTCCTGCAGCAAGTATTGCGGCATTCTCCAAGACACAAACATATTGTGGTGCTAACGGTGCAATGACTCGTGGATGTACGATGCTAAATGGTGCAAATGGTTCTGCGGTTACAGCAACTTTGCCAAGTACTTCGTTAACTCAGACAGCGTTCACTGCAGCAGCTCTTGCTCGTATTCACTCAACAGCTACTGTTGATGATACTTGGACAATGGACGATTCTAAAAGAATGGTTAATACAGTTAACGGTATTCCATAG